The proteins below are encoded in one region of Limnohabitans sp. 63ED37-2:
- a CDS encoding peroxidase-related enzyme (This protein belongs to a clade of uncharacterized proteins related to peroxidases such as the alkylhydroperoxidase AhpD.) — MSTPPTTRYPAPEIKDLPDDIQAKVLEVQEKAGFVPNVFLAFARRPAEWRAFFAYHDALMVPESVGRESGLSKGDREMIVTTTSAANNCLYCVVAHGAILRIYEKKPLVADQVAINHRKADISPRQRAMLDFALKVCNQSHEVEEADFAALHAHGFNDEDIWDIAAITAFFGLSNRMASFSGMMPNPEFYLMGRAPKAKPAA; from the coding sequence ATGAGCACACCCCCTACAACACGCTACCCCGCCCCCGAAATCAAGGACTTACCTGATGACATCCAAGCCAAGGTCCTCGAAGTTCAAGAAAAAGCCGGTTTTGTGCCCAATGTGTTCTTGGCCTTTGCCCGACGCCCGGCCGAATGGCGTGCTTTTTTTGCTTACCACGACGCGCTGATGGTGCCGGAGTCCGTGGGGCGCGAAAGTGGCCTGAGCAAAGGCGATCGGGAGATGATCGTGACCACCACCAGCGCGGCCAACAACTGCCTGTATTGCGTGGTGGCGCACGGCGCGATCTTGCGTATTTACGAAAAGAAACCGCTGGTGGCCGATCAAGTCGCCATCAACCACCGCAAGGCCGACATCAGCCCCCGCCAACGCGCCATGCTCGACTTTGCCCTCAAGGTCTGCAACCAGTCGCATGAAGTGGAAGAAGCCGACTTTGCCGCCCTGCACGCCCACGGCTTCAACGACGAGGACATCTGGGACATCGCGGCCATCACCGCTTTCTTTGGCCTGTCTAACCGCATGGCCAGCTTCAGCGGCATGATGCCCAACCCCGAGTTCTATTTGATGGGCCGCGCACCCAAGGCCAAACCCGCCGCCTGA
- a CDS encoding TRAP transporter small permease has protein sequence MRSLYLSIEKWTTAFSMLVACLMLALAACLGMLQIFTRFVLEVPVEWTEVIIRFSLIWMVFMGIPMAFRQGAMVSVDVLYRWSGPRMKKVLDTAVALAALTLVCIIIWWGWDYANRGKVQTMIGLEDVSMFWAYMALPVGACFSVISIIGNWLDPQRLELETAQ, from the coding sequence ATGCGCTCGCTCTATCTGAGCATAGAAAAGTGGACCACCGCTTTTTCCATGCTTGTAGCCTGCTTGATGTTGGCTTTGGCGGCCTGTTTGGGCATGTTGCAAATTTTCACCCGCTTTGTGCTGGAAGTTCCTGTTGAATGGACAGAAGTCATCATCCGCTTCAGCCTGATCTGGATGGTCTTCATGGGCATACCCATGGCTTTCCGTCAGGGTGCGATGGTCAGCGTGGACGTGCTTTACCGCTGGAGCGGCCCGCGCATGAAAAAGGTCCTGGACACCGCCGTGGCTTTGGCCGCGCTCACCTTGGTCTGCATCATCATTTGGTGGGGCTGGGACTATGCCAATCGGGGCAAAGTCCAGACCATGATTGGCCTGGAAGATGTGTCCATGTTTTGGGCCTACATGGCTTTGCCTGTGGGCGCATGTTTCAGCGTGATCAGCATCATCGGCAATTGGCTCGATCCACAGCGCCTTGAATTGGAGACCGCACAATGA
- a CDS encoding TRAP transporter substrate-binding protein — MKLSKLMLGLSLAIGVMTTASAQITMRNSISVGQNSHQGEAIDTLSKEVERRTNGRIKIQNFYSGSLGGERESIESVQLGTQELATTSTGPVPNFVPEARILDVPFLFRDKAHARAVLDGPIGQELLTKFESKGFKALAWGENGVRHMTNSKRPVNLPDDLKGLKMRTMENPVHVAAYKSLGIVTTPMAFPEVFTALQQGTVDGQENPLSVIMAANFDQVQKHLTLTGHVYSPAVILMNKASFDKLSAADKQIFLDSAKEAVKANRARVDKDDANGVAELRKKGMNIIENVDKTKFIATMAPAIAEFEKQFGKANLDRIRNTK; from the coding sequence ATGAAATTGAGCAAATTGATGCTGGGCCTGAGCCTGGCCATCGGCGTCATGACCACCGCCTCTGCGCAAATCACCATGCGCAACAGCATCTCTGTCGGCCAAAACTCCCACCAGGGCGAAGCCATCGACACCCTGTCTAAAGAAGTCGAGCGTCGCACCAACGGCCGCATCAAGATCCAGAACTTCTACTCCGGCTCTTTGGGCGGCGAGCGCGAATCCATCGAATCTGTGCAACTGGGCACCCAAGAACTGGCCACCACATCGACTGGCCCTGTCCCCAACTTTGTGCCAGAAGCTCGCATTCTGGACGTGCCCTTCTTGTTCCGTGACAAAGCACACGCTCGCGCCGTGCTGGATGGCCCTATTGGCCAAGAGCTGCTGACCAAGTTCGAATCCAAAGGCTTCAAAGCTTTGGCCTGGGGTGAAAACGGCGTGCGCCACATGACCAACAGCAAGCGTCCTGTGAATTTGCCTGATGACCTCAAAGGCCTCAAGATGCGCACCATGGAAAACCCCGTGCACGTTGCTGCCTACAAGAGCTTGGGCATTGTGACCACACCGATGGCATTCCCTGAAGTGTTCACCGCTTTGCAGCAAGGCACTGTGGACGGTCAGGAAAACCCCCTGTCGGTGATCATGGCCGCCAACTTTGACCAGGTGCAAAAGCACCTGACACTCACGGGTCACGTTTACTCGCCTGCGGTGATCTTGATGAACAAAGCCAGCTTTGACAAGCTCAGCGCCGCTGACAAGCAGATCTTCCTGGACTCGGCCAAAGAGGCTGTCAAAGCCAACCGCGCACGCGTGGACAAAGACGATGCCAACGGCGTGGCCGAGTTGCGCAAAAAAGGCATGAACATCATCGAGAACGTCGACAAGACCAAGTTCATTGCCACCATGGCACCGGCCATTGCTGAATTTGAAAAGCAGTTCGGCAAAGCCAACCTGGACCGCATCCGCAACACCAAGTAA
- a CDS encoding acyl-CoA thioesterase: MKLELPERKKLVNELVIPIRWGDMDAMGHVNNTVYFRYLESTRIDWFDKIGFTPNPQGEGPVIVNAFCNFYKQFEYPGNILAKMYVSDPGRTTFESWCTLERTDQPGVIFAAGGATTIWVDFPKQKAVNLPEWVRALVSD, encoded by the coding sequence ATGAAGCTGGAGTTGCCCGAACGCAAGAAGTTGGTCAATGAATTGGTCATTCCCATTCGCTGGGGTGACATGGACGCCATGGGTCACGTCAACAACACGGTGTATTTCCGCTACCTGGAGAGCACCCGCATTGACTGGTTTGACAAGATCGGTTTCACCCCGAACCCCCAGGGCGAAGGCCCAGTGATCGTCAACGCCTTTTGCAATTTCTACAAACAGTTTGAATACCCGGGCAACATCTTGGCCAAGATGTATGTGAGCGACCCTGGTCGCACCACGTTTGAGAGCTGGTGCACGCTGGAGCGCACCGACCAGCCCGGGGTGATCTTTGCTGCTGGTGGCGCGACCACGATTTGGGTGGATTTTCCCAAGCAAAAAGCCGTGAACTTGCCCGAATGGGTGCGGGCTTTGGTCAGCGACTGA
- a CDS encoding TRAP transporter large permease gives MSVVMLCTMVLCFALTISVAVSIGLSAIVGIQIGNANMLISVKEMFNSINKFPLAAIPFFILAGNIMETGGISRRLVEFAKSIVGGVQGGLPMTCVLTCMIFAAVSGSSVATTFAIGTILIPALIKHGYPTTYAAALQATSAELGVIIPPSIPMILYGVSAEVSIGELFIAGFGPGLFIGFALMLWVWIYCKYKGWGKNDGEGRLSFGKASWQAGWALMMPVIILGGIYGGVFTPTEASAVAVFYALIVGTVIYGEIKLKDLAIIMRKSVLSSAVIMFIIANAGLFAFLITRAGVPEAIGHWLQDVLKSPAYFLLGVNAALFLIGMFIETSAAIIVLAPILAPVAMHFGIDPVHFGLVMVVNLALGMITPPFGVNLFAACTVARISLDRIIKDLIPFVLVILVCLMVVTYVPALSLTLRDLVYAK, from the coding sequence ATGAGCGTCGTCATGCTTTGCACCATGGTGCTGTGTTTTGCACTCACCATCTCGGTGGCTGTGTCCATTGGTTTGTCGGCGATTGTCGGCATTCAAATTGGCAACGCCAACATGCTCATCTCCGTCAAGGAGATGTTCAATTCGATCAACAAATTCCCGCTGGCCGCCATCCCCTTCTTCATTTTGGCGGGCAACATCATGGAAACCGGTGGCATATCGCGCCGCTTGGTGGAGTTCGCCAAGAGCATTGTGGGCGGCGTGCAAGGTGGCTTGCCCATGACCTGCGTGCTGACCTGCATGATTTTTGCAGCTGTCTCGGGCTCGTCGGTGGCCACCACCTTCGCCATCGGCACCATCTTGATCCCGGCACTCATCAAGCACGGCTACCCCACCACCTACGCTGCTGCTTTGCAAGCCACATCGGCAGAGTTGGGCGTGATCATCCCGCCCTCGATTCCCATGATCTTGTACGGCGTCAGCGCCGAAGTGTCCATTGGTGAATTGTTCATTGCCGGTTTTGGGCCTGGCCTCTTCATTGGCTTTGCGCTCATGTTATGGGTCTGGATCTATTGCAAATACAAAGGTTGGGGCAAGAACGACGGCGAAGGACGTCTGAGCTTTGGCAAAGCCTCTTGGCAAGCCGGTTGGGCGCTCATGATGCCCGTCATCATTTTGGGTGGCATCTACGGCGGTGTGTTCACCCCCACCGAGGCGTCTGCTGTGGCGGTGTTTTACGCCCTGATCGTCGGCACCGTGATTTACGGCGAGATCAAGCTGAAAGACTTGGCCATCATCATGCGCAAATCCGTGCTGTCTAGCGCGGTGATCATGTTCATCATTGCGAACGCGGGCCTGTTCGCCTTCTTGATCACCCGTGCGGGTGTGCCCGAAGCAATTGGCCACTGGTTGCAGGACGTGCTCAAGTCACCCGCCTACTTCTTGCTGGGTGTCAACGCAGCCTTATTCCTCATTGGCATGTTCATCGAGACCAGCGCCGCCATCATCGTGCTGGCTCCCATCTTGGCCCCAGTGGCCATGCACTTCGGCATTGACCCGGTTCACTTTGGCCTGGTCATGGTGGTCAACCTGGCTTTGGGCATGATCACACCGCCTTTTGGTGTGAACCTGTTTGCAGCATGTACGGTGGCGCGAATCTCGCTCGATCGCATCATCAAGGACTTGATCCCCTTTGTGCTGGTGATCCTGGTCTGCTTGATGGTGGTGACCTACGTGCCTGCCCTGTCTTTGACATTGCGGGATTTGGTGTACGCCAAATAA
- a CDS encoding SDR family oxidoreductase has product MAYEIDLSGRVALVTGASGGLGAQFARTLAAAGAGVVLASRRMDKLKDLRAEIEAAGGDAHVVEMDVTDRHSIAAAVAHAETEMGSIDILVNNSGVSTTQRIQDVTEEDYDFIMNTNVRGAFFVAQEVGKRMLARAKGAAPGSFTGGRIINIASMAGLKVLPQIGVYCMSKAAVIQMTKAFAVEWGKFGINVNAICPGYIDTEINHHHWQTEQGQKLISMLPRKRVGQPQDLDALLMLLASDQSHFINGAVVSADDGFAV; this is encoded by the coding sequence ATGGCTTATGAAATTGATTTGTCCGGCCGCGTAGCCTTGGTCACCGGGGCTTCGGGTGGTTTGGGGGCGCAATTTGCCCGAACCCTGGCCGCAGCAGGCGCGGGGGTGGTGTTGGCCAGTCGCCGCATGGACAAGCTCAAAGACCTGCGGGCCGAGATCGAGGCTGCGGGCGGTGACGCGCATGTGGTCGAGATGGACGTGACCGACCGCCACAGCATTGCCGCTGCTGTGGCACACGCCGAAACCGAGATGGGCAGCATCGACATTTTGGTGAACAACTCGGGCGTGAGCACCACCCAGCGCATCCAGGACGTGACGGAAGAAGACTACGACTTCATCATGAACACCAATGTGCGTGGTGCGTTTTTTGTGGCGCAAGAGGTGGGCAAACGCATGCTGGCCCGCGCCAAGGGCGCAGCGCCAGGCAGTTTTACAGGCGGGCGCATCATCAACATCGCCTCGATGGCGGGCCTGAAGGTGTTGCCGCAAATTGGCGTGTACTGCATGAGCAAGGCCGCCGTGATCCAGATGACCAAGGCTTTTGCGGTCGAGTGGGGCAAGTTCGGCATCAACGTGAACGCGATTTGCCCCGGCTACATCGACACCGAAATCAACCACCACCATTGGCAGACCGAACAAGGTCAAAAGCTCATCAGCATGCTGCCGCGCAAGCGCGTGGGCCAGCCGCAAGACCTGGACGCCTTGTTGATGCTGCTGGCCAGCGACCAGAGCCACTTCATCAACGGCGCGGTGGTGTCAGCCGACGACGGGTTTGCCGTCTGA
- a CDS encoding metal-dependent hydrolase: protein MNTHPAAPTELTVRRLSVDLSQGFSRHWNGGDAFLTAYANALSMSFPVGEQSFIDAVKNGAKNLPDTPENAELKQIAKGFVGQEATHRHLHALYNAHLEKQGFVNHWGPRAEQRLKKGREEFFSKSDKGYLHELAITAAFEHYTSIFGDLTLDRMDQPGDWFAGAEEPLKTLWRWHAAEESEHKCVAFDLYQRLGGNHQWRMRWFWYVTIQFSTDVFRQTVNNLWHDKTLFKPSTWWSASKFLFGRHGMVWRVAKPVWEYTRKDFHPMQVGSETLSKEWLQSHSDQWRAVGAPAQSAA, encoded by the coding sequence ATGAACACCCACCCCGCCGCCCCGACCGAGTTGACTGTGCGCCGTTTGAGCGTGGACCTGAGCCAAGGTTTTTCGCGTCACTGGAACGGCGGTGATGCGTTTTTGACGGCTTACGCCAACGCCTTGTCCATGAGCTTTCCGGTGGGAGAGCAGTCGTTCATCGACGCGGTCAAAAATGGCGCCAAAAACCTGCCCGACACCCCCGAAAACGCCGAACTCAAACAAATTGCCAAAGGCTTTGTGGGCCAAGAAGCCACCCACCGCCACCTGCATGCGCTGTACAACGCGCACCTGGAAAAACAAGGCTTCGTCAACCACTGGGGTCCTCGCGCCGAGCAGCGCCTGAAAAAAGGACGCGAGGAATTCTTCAGCAAAAGCGACAAGGGTTACCTGCACGAGCTGGCCATCACCGCCGCTTTTGAGCACTACACCTCGATCTTTGGCGATCTGACTTTGGACCGCATGGACCAGCCGGGCGACTGGTTTGCCGGGGCAGAAGAACCCCTCAAAACCCTGTGGCGTTGGCACGCGGCCGAAGAATCTGAGCACAAATGCGTGGCCTTTGACCTGTACCAACGCTTGGGCGGCAACCACCAGTGGCGCATGCGCTGGTTTTGGTACGTCACCATCCAGTTCAGCACCGACGTGTTCCGCCAGACCGTGAACAACCTCTGGCACGACAAAACTTTGTTCAAGCCCTCCACCTGGTGGTCGGCCAGCAAGTTCTTGTTTGGCCGCCACGGCATGGTCTGGCGCGTGGCCAAGCCCGTTTGGGAATACACCCGCAAAGACTTTCACCCCATGCAAGTGGGCAGTGAAACGCTGTCGAAAGAATGGCTGCAAAGCCACTCGGACCAGTGGCGTGCGGTGGGCGCACCCGCCCAATCCGCGGCCTGA
- a CDS encoding TetR/AcrR family transcriptional regulator, producing MPAVQPPAKTKAPSSLRRQPSQARAQKTMQTLFKAAAQILDKEGEAGLTTNKVAAAAGFSIGTLYQYFPSKEVLVQAMAAKGQGMVLQELGRYLSELENLPDVRELDGRELLGKAIRILVRGFATGKGLSQSLIHLCWTLEKPEETASAVRQVADRLAVFFERIDHPALQTPSMAQMFVLTRSVIGTLRSASLEKSPLLGSPAFEQALTQMAWALLAKPEAHQAAGLALGARPIK from the coding sequence ATGCCCGCTGTACAACCCCCTGCCAAGACCAAAGCCCCGTCCAGCCTGCGTCGCCAGCCCTCGCAGGCCCGGGCGCAGAAAACCATGCAAACCTTGTTCAAGGCGGCTGCTCAGATTTTGGACAAGGAAGGTGAGGCCGGTTTGACCACCAACAAGGTGGCCGCTGCCGCCGGTTTTTCGATTGGCACGCTCTACCAATACTTTCCCAGCAAAGAGGTGCTGGTGCAGGCCATGGCGGCCAAAGGGCAGGGCATGGTGTTGCAAGAGTTGGGCCGCTACCTGAGTGAGCTGGAAAACCTGCCCGATGTGCGAGAGCTGGACGGCCGCGAGTTGCTGGGCAAGGCCATTCGCATCTTGGTGCGGGGTTTTGCCACGGGCAAAGGCCTGAGCCAAAGCCTGATTCACCTGTGCTGGACCCTGGAAAAGCCCGAGGAAACGGCCAGCGCCGTGCGTCAGGTGGCCGACCGTCTGGCCGTGTTTTTTGAACGCATAGACCACCCGGCGCTGCAAACGCCCAGCATGGCCCAAATGTTTGTGCTGACCCGCTCGGTGATTGGCACCTTGCGCAGTGCCAGCCTGGAAAAGTCACCCCTATTGGGCAGCCCCGCGTTTGAGCAGGCGCTAACCCAAATGGCTTGGGCTTTGCTGGCCAAGCCTGAGGCCCATCAGGCGGCGGGTTTGGCCTTGGGTGCGCGGCCCATCAAATAG
- the gcvH gene encoding glycine cleavage system protein GcvH — protein sequence MIKYTEDHEWLQIDGDTAVVGITHHAQDALGDVVFVDLPEVGKTFAAKEVAGVVESVKAAADVYMPVDGEVTEVNEELRGDPSLANTDPLGKGWFFKVKLSNPAQVDALLDETAYKQFSAS from the coding sequence ATGATCAAGTACACCGAAGACCACGAATGGTTGCAAATTGATGGCGACACCGCCGTCGTTGGCATCACCCACCATGCGCAAGACGCATTGGGCGATGTGGTGTTTGTCGACCTGCCCGAAGTCGGGAAGACTTTTGCGGCCAAAGAGGTCGCTGGCGTCGTCGAATCGGTCAAAGCCGCCGCCGACGTTTACATGCCCGTGGACGGCGAAGTCACCGAGGTGAACGAAGAACTGCGCGGCGACCCCTCGCTGGCCAACACCGACCCGCTGGGCAAAGGCTGGTTCTTCAAAGTCAAGTTGTCCAACCCAGCGCAAGTCGACGCGCTGCTGGACGAGACGGCCTACAAGCAGTTTTCTGCCTCATAA
- the gcvT gene encoding glycine cleavage system aminomethyltransferase GcvT, whose amino-acid sequence MTAAADLLTTPLNALHIELGARMVPFAGYSMPVQYPAGLVAEHHHTRNAAGLFDVSHMGQLCLSGPDAAAAFESLMPVDVIGLGVHKQRYGLLLNDEGGIIDDLMFVNRDVANGGDIFVIVNGACKHGDLAHIQQRIGGRCTITTQFDRALLALQGPQAVTALQRLLPGVEKLVFMTGAAFEVDGADLYVTRSGYTGEDGFEISLPAHAAEAFALRLLAQPEVKPIGLGARNSLRLEAGLCLYGNDIDTTTTPVEANLNWAMQKVRRTGGARAGGFPGANKVLAQLDGTAPAQRLRVGLVGLERVPVREHVELHNDAGQKVGEVTSGLLAPTANQPVALAYVQAEYAASGTRLNAMVRGKPVPMQINSLPFVPNRYHRG is encoded by the coding sequence GTGACCGCTGCTGCCGACTTGCTTACCACCCCTTTGAACGCCCTGCACATCGAGCTGGGCGCCCGCATGGTGCCTTTTGCGGGCTACAGCATGCCGGTGCAATACCCCGCTGGCCTGGTCGCCGAGCACCACCACACCCGCAACGCAGCAGGCCTGTTCGATGTTTCGCACATGGGCCAGTTGTGCCTGAGCGGCCCCGATGCCGCTGCCGCCTTCGAGAGCCTGATGCCGGTGGACGTGATCGGTCTGGGCGTGCACAAACAGCGCTACGGCCTGCTGCTCAATGACGAGGGCGGCATCATCGACGACCTGATGTTCGTGAACCGCGATGTGGCCAACGGCGGCGATATTTTTGTGATCGTCAACGGCGCTTGCAAGCATGGTGACCTGGCGCATATCCAGCAGCGCATTGGCGGCCGCTGCACCATCACGACCCAATTTGACCGCGCCTTGCTGGCCCTGCAAGGCCCGCAAGCGGTGACCGCTTTGCAACGCCTTTTGCCCGGTGTCGAAAAACTCGTGTTCATGACCGGCGCAGCTTTTGAGGTGGACGGCGCTGACCTCTACGTGACTCGCAGCGGCTACACCGGCGAAGACGGTTTTGAAATTTCCCTGCCCGCCCACGCCGCCGAGGCCTTTGCCCTCCGCCTGCTGGCCCAGCCCGAAGTCAAACCCATTGGCCTAGGCGCCCGCAACTCCCTGCGCCTCGAAGCCGGGCTGTGCCTGTATGGCAACGACATCGACACCACCACCACCCCGGTCGAAGCGAACTTGAATTGGGCCATGCAAAAGGTGCGCCGCACAGGCGGTGCGCGTGCGGGCGGTTTTCCGGGGGCCAACAAGGTGCTGGCTCAACTCGACGGTACAGCCCCCGCGCAGCGTCTTCGTGTGGGTCTGGTGGGTCTGGAACGTGTGCCGGTACGCGAGCATGTCGAGTTGCACAACGACGCTGGCCAGAAAGTGGGCGAAGTCACCAGCGGCCTGCTCGCCCCCACCGCCAACCAGCCCGTGGCGCTGGCCTATGTGCAGGCAGAATATGCAGCGTCGGGCACACGTCTGAACGCCATGGTGCGCGGCAAACCCGTGCCCATGCAAATCAACTCCCTGCCCTTCGTCCCCAACCGCTATCACCGCGGTTGA
- a CDS encoding electron transfer flavoprotein-ubiquinone oxidoreductase produces the protein MSPEEILSTYGPRESMEYDVVVVGGGPGGLSTAIRLKQLAAEKGQDVSVVVLEKGGEPGAHILSGAIMDPKALTELFPNWKELGAPLNQPVTDDAWSFLSETGATRTPSIFLPECAQNHGNYIISLSNFTRWLGQQAENLGVEIFPGFTAAEVLYNDDGSVKGVATGNLGVGKDGEPTENFQLGMELHAKYTVFAEGARGHLGKQLIAKYKLDEGRDPQTYGIGIKEVWEIDPSRHTPGFVMHTAGWPMNNDTYGGAFMYHMEDNKIAIGYVVGLDYANPWLSPFEEFQRWKTHNNIKWYFTNDKGEVNAKRIGYGARAITAGGLMSLPKTVFPGGALVGCDAGYLNVSRIKGSHAAIKTGMLAAEAAYDALQAGRQHDELTAYPEAFEASWLYTELNKSRNFKTWFKKGLTVATLMNGFEQFVLRGHIPWTLRRDKADHTYLKPAAECEKIEYPKPDGKLTFDRLSSVFISNTNHEENQPAHLTLKDASVPVGINLAKFAGPESRYCPAGVYEYVKNADNSDRLQINAQNCVHCKTCDIKDPTQNIVWVTPEGGGGPNYTGM, from the coding sequence ATGAGCCCCGAAGAAATCCTGAGCACTTACGGCCCCCGCGAATCCATGGAATACGACGTGGTCGTGGTCGGTGGCGGCCCCGGCGGCCTGTCCACAGCCATCCGACTGAAGCAACTGGCCGCTGAAAAAGGCCAGGATGTCTCCGTGGTGGTGCTGGAAAAAGGCGGCGAGCCCGGCGCGCACATCCTGTCGGGCGCCATCATGGACCCCAAGGCACTGACCGAACTCTTCCCCAACTGGAAAGAACTTGGCGCACCGCTGAACCAGCCCGTGACCGACGACGCCTGGAGCTTTTTGAGCGAAACCGGCGCCACCCGCACCCCGAGCATCTTCCTGCCCGAGTGCGCGCAAAACCACGGCAACTACATCATCAGCCTCTCTAACTTCACCCGCTGGCTGGGCCAGCAGGCCGAGAATTTGGGCGTGGAAATCTTCCCAGGCTTCACCGCCGCTGAAGTGCTCTACAACGACGACGGCAGCGTCAAAGGTGTGGCCACCGGCAATCTGGGCGTGGGCAAAGACGGCGAACCCACCGAGAACTTCCAGCTGGGCATGGAACTGCACGCCAAGTACACCGTGTTTGCCGAAGGCGCTCGCGGCCATCTGGGCAAGCAGCTGATCGCCAAATACAAACTCGACGAAGGCCGCGATCCACAAACCTACGGCATCGGCATCAAGGAAGTTTGGGAGATTGACCCCTCACGCCACACCCCCGGTTTTGTCATGCACACCGCCGGCTGGCCCATGAACAACGACACCTATGGTGGTGCGTTCATGTACCACATGGAAGACAACAAAATCGCCATCGGCTATGTGGTCGGCCTGGACTACGCCAACCCCTGGCTCAGTCCCTTTGAAGAATTCCAGCGTTGGAAGACCCACAACAACATTAAGTGGTATTTCACCAACGACAAGGGCGAAGTCAACGCCAAGCGCATCGGCTACGGCGCCCGCGCCATCACCGCAGGCGGCCTGATGAGCCTGCCCAAAACCGTGTTCCCAGGCGGTGCATTGGTCGGGTGTGACGCCGGTTATCTGAACGTGAGCCGCATCAAAGGCAGCCACGCCGCCATCAAAACCGGCATGCTGGCTGCTGAAGCAGCTTACGACGCGCTGCAGGCAGGTCGCCAGCACGACGAATTGACCGCCTACCCAGAGGCCTTTGAAGCCAGCTGGCTCTACACAGAGCTCAACAAATCGCGAAACTTCAAGACCTGGTTCAAGAAGGGCCTGACGGTGGCGACTTTGATGAATGGTTTTGAGCAATTCGTGCTTCGTGGTCACATTCCGTGGACCCTGCGCCGAGACAAGGCCGATCACACGTATTTAAAGCCTGCGGCCGAGTGCGAGAAGATCGAGTACCCGAAACCGGACGGCAAGCTGACCTTTGACCGCCTGTCCAGCGTTTTCATCAGCAACACCAACCACGAAGAAAACCAGCCCGCCCACCTGACGCTGAAAGACGCGTCGGTGCCAGTGGGCATCAACCTGGCCAAGTTTGCTGGACCAGAAAGCCGCTACTGCCCAGCTGGGGTGTACGAGTACGTCAAGAACGCCGACAACAGTGACCGACTGCAGATCAACGCGCAAAACTGCGTGCACTGCAAGACTTGCGACATCAAGGACCCGACCCAAAACATCGTCTGGGTCACGCCTGAAGGCGGTGGCGGGCCCAACTACACCGGCATGTAA
- a CDS encoding carboxymuconolactone decarboxylase family protein, producing MSQTPIEKARDAHLDDAAFQAGLKTRTQVMGPSYVDRALGAATDYSMPMQEFITANAWGNVWQRPGLDLKTRSLITVAMLAAQGKQQELKAHVRGAINNGATPEELREVMLHATVYCGFPTAIDAFRSVTEVVETLG from the coding sequence ATGTCTCAAACACCGATTGAAAAAGCCCGCGACGCCCACCTCGACGATGCCGCATTTCAGGCTGGCTTGAAAACCCGCACGCAAGTGATGGGCCCGTCCTATGTGGACCGCGCCTTGGGTGCTGCCACCGACTACTCCATGCCCATGCAGGAGTTCATCACCGCCAATGCTTGGGGCAATGTGTGGCAACGCCCCGGGTTGGACTTGAAAACCCGCAGCCTCATCACCGTGGCCATGCTCGCTGCCCAAGGCAAGCAGCAAGAACTCAAAGCCCATGTGCGCGGTGCCATCAACAACGGGGCGACACCCGAAGAGCTGCGCGAAGTGATGCTGCACGCCACGGTGTATTGCGGCTTCCCCACCGCCATCGATGCCTTTCGCAGCGTCACCGAGGTGGTCGAGACTTTGGGCTGA